ACCACTCATTGCTCCTAGTTGAATAGAGGGACCTTCACGTCCAAGTGATAAACCACCGAGACTTGCCGTTAATCCACCAGTTATTTTATAAATTAGAACTCGTAATGGATTTGAATTTAATCTACCTGTAATTTCTGCAGAAACTTGAGGGATTCCACTTCCACTAGCCATCGGTTCACGTTTTAATAAAAAGCCAGAAAACAAGGCAAGTAAGATTAAAATTAGTAAAAGACCTATTTTATATATAAATCCAGTTTTAATAAAATCGGCTGTATAATGAACAAGTTTCTCACTATAACCGATAAGAAGTCTATAACTAGCACCGACAATACCTGCAGCTAAACCTACTAAAATTCCATCGATTAATAAAGATGATTCGATTTTTAAATTTTTATTCTCAATTTTACTAATTTTTGAAATTTTCATCCAGATCTCCTTTCGAAAATTTTGTCTATATCAACATTTTACTCCTAATTACAAAAAAAATCAAAAAAATATTTTATTAATACAATTTAATATTAAAAATACAAAATGTATGATAAAATATAATTATATGATGAAAGGAGTAAACATAATGAAAATATTCTTAATTATAGTAATTGTATTATTAATTATTGTATTTGGATTATATGCATTTTGGCTTAAATTGCTAAAAGGAAAACCAGGAAGAATTGCTGGAGCTGATGTTGAGAAGAAAACATTTGAAGAAGCTTTAGTAGTTGATGTTCGTTGGCGAAAAGAATATGCAAGAGGTCATGCTATAAATGCTGTGAATCTACCTATTAAACTTTTTAAAAATGGTAGTGATGTACTGGATGACTATAAGGATAAAGATATAATTTTATATTGTGTTGTTGATGTTACTTCGCGTGCTACTGAAAAATTGCTTAGAGAACGTGGTTTTACAAAACTTCACATTGGTGATGGTATAAAACAATATGATTATGGGAAAGCTATCTATAGTAATGCTTTATTATCAGAATTCAAATATCGTATCTCAGCAAGTAAAAATAAACAATTCTTAAATTTAGGTTCTGAAGTGTTAAGTGATGAAGAAATTAAAGTTTCACCTGATGAAGTAGATAGTGTATTAGATAGATTAGATAAATCTTCAGAGATTTTTGTTTATAGTGATAAACCTGAGTTAAGTAAAGCGGTATGTAAGAAACTTGGTTTAGATGGATATACAATTATCAATTTAGTTGAACCGTTTATTACTGCTAGTTATAGAAATGCGTTTTATAACAGAAATGATTATATCGAAAGTCAAGATGAAAAAGAAGCTGCGACTTGTAGCGCTTGAGGATAGAGATTTTAAAACGATAGGTTATCGTTTATAATATTTTCTGATCAAATTTGAGGGTAACTTGATAAAATAGATTTTTAATAAATCTTATTTTATGAGTTACTCTTTATTTTTTGTATTATTATATTTATTTAATACGTTTACTATAAAAAATATATAAATTAGGTTATAATAGAGATGATGGAAAATATGAAACAGAGGACAATAATTATGAGGATTTTACATGTGTTAGCTCAGCTTCCGATAAAAACAGGAAGTGGCGTATATTTTACTAATGTTATAAATGGATTAAAGGAATTTAACGTAGAACAAGCAGCCATCTATGCTACAACTCCAGAGTATAATTTTAACTTTATAGAAGAAAAATTTGAAGTTGAATTTCAAGGGGAAGATATTAGTTTTCCAATAGTTGGTATGAGTGATATTATGCCATATGATAATACACTGTACAAAAATATGACAGATGAAATGATGGCATCTTGGCAAGCTGCATTTCGTAAAAAGTTGATACAAGCTAGAGAAGAATTTAGACCAGATGTAGTAATTACACATCATTTATGGATTTTGAGTTCTATGGTTTGTGATGTTTTTAAAAATGAAAAAATTATAGGGGTATGTCACAATACGGATATAAGACAAGCTGAAAAAAATCCTGTAATGAAAGATAAATATGTAAAAAGTCTTGGGAAGCTAGATAAGATATTAGCATTAAGTAGTGGAGTTATAGATGGAATAGCTAATATTTATAACTATCCTGTAGAAAAAATTGTTAATATTGGTGCAGGGTATAATGAGAAGATTTTTTATCCTGCGGAAAAATATGATAAACATGATAATGTAAAAATTTTATATGCAGGAAAATTTGACGAATCAAAAGGTTTTTATGAATTAATTAAAGCTTTTAGATTGCTAGAGAAAAAAGATGATAATGTAGAATTAGAATTAATAGGGAATTTGAAAGATGAAGATAAGCTTAGAGTTGACTCTCTAGTGGGTGATTCTAAGAGAATAAGAATTTATAATGCTGTTGATCAAGTTCATCTGGGTGAAATTATGCGCCATAAAGATATATTTATACTACCTTCTTATTTTGAGGGACTGGGATTAATCGCAGTAGAAGCATTAGGAAGCGGTCTTAGAGTAGTCGCTACTGAGATAGAGGGGCTTATAGAATTTCTTGGAGAAAAAATAAATAATTCTGAGATAATTGAGTATGTAAAAATGCCAACTATTTATGATACAGATAAGGCTGTCGAAGAAGAAAAACCAGCTTTTGTAGAAAGACTAGTAGGGGCTTTAGAAGTTATGATAGAAAGAACAAGAAAAGAGCGAGAGATTCCAGCTTATTTACTAGAAGAAATTGAGCGACATTCTTGGAAGAAAAAGATAGAAACAATTTATAAATTGTTGTAAAATCAATATTTAGAAGATATATGTAGAAGTACAAAGAGAAATATATATAAAATAGTGATATATGAAGAATAGTATGGGGGCGACTCAAATATCGCTTTTTAAAAATGTGATTTTTGTTTCGTACCTCTTTATAATTTCTAGAATTAAAATTAGGAGAATTAAATGGATAAGATAATATTAATAGATGGAAATAGTTTAAGTTATCGTGCTTTTTATGCTATGCCAGCTTTAAAAAACAAAAAAGGGCTATATACTAATAGTGTTTATGGATTTACATTGATGTTAGAAAAAATATTGGCAGATACTAAACCAAAATATGCTTTAGTAGCTTTTGATAAAGGAAAACAAACTTTTAGACACCAAAGTTATGAAGCGTATAAAGGTACTAGAGACAAAACTCCTAGTGAATTAGTAGAGCAATTCGGTTATGTTAGAGAACTTCTGGATTCATATGGAATAAAGTATGAAGAACACTTTGATTATGAAGCGGATGATATTATCAGTAGTTACGCTAAAATTGCCGAAAAAGAAGGCTTGGAAGTTATAATAGTAACTGGAGATAAGGACTTAACTCAACTTGCTAGTGAGAATATAACTATTTATTATACTAAACGTGGTGTTACTGATATAGATTATTATACACCAGAATTTATTGCTGAAAAATACGGATTAACCCCAGAACAGATCGTTGACATGAAAGGCCTTATGGGAGATAAGAGCGATAATATCCCAGGGATTGCTGGAGTAGGTGAAAAAACTGCCATAAAATTATTAACCGAATATAAAACTGTAGAGAATGTATTAGAAAATATTGATAATATTAGTGGGAAAAAACTTAAAGAACGTCTAACAGAAGGTCGAGAAGATGCCCTGTTAAGTAAAAAATTAGCAACTATTTATACAGAAGTTCCAGTCGATAATAAGTTAGAAGATTTAACTTATAGTGAAAATATTGAACTTAAAAGAGAGTTGTTTGAAAAATTAGAGTTTGTTTCATTTTTAAGAAAATTATCACAAGAAACTTCTACTGAAGATGTAGATGTAGCTAATGAAGAAACAGTTACTCCTAAAAAAGAAATTAATATTATTTTAGCGGATAAAAATACGAAAATAGATTTTACCGATAGTGCTTTACACGTTGAGTGTTACACAGAGGACTATCATAATTCAGATGTAGTAGGAATAGTAGTATATAGAGAAGGAGATGCTTATATATTTAGTGAAGAACAATTTTTCACTAATGAATTTGTAGTAGAATATCTTCAAAGTGAATTTGTTAAAACAGTATATGACTTCAAAAAGATTTTATTTATAGCGAAGAGAAACGGTGTTAATATTAATGGAGAAGTTTTCGATGTAAAAATTGTATCTTATCTAATCGATGTGAATGCAAAAACTGAAATTGATAAAATCGTTTTTAACTATCTTGGGAAAATAATAAAGAGTGATGAAGAAATATATGGTAAGGGGGCAAAACGAACTTTACCATCACAAGATGTTATTAATCCTTATATAGCGGAAGTTGCAGAGAGTATTGCTTTGATGAAGCCATTGATGGAAGAAAAACTTGCTGAAGAGAATATGACGGATTTATATAAAGATATAGAGATTAAAGTTGCTAAAGTATTAGCTAATATGGAATTTGAAGGAATACATGTTAGTAAAAAAGCACTTGAAGAAATGAGTGCTGAGTTTGATGAAAGAATTAAAACTTTAGAATCTAGCATATATACTTTAGCAGGTTCTGAATTTAATATTGCCTCACCTAAACAGTTAGGTGTCGTGTTATTTGAGGATTTAGGACTACCACCGATTAAGAAAACAAAAACTGGATATTCTACAGCTGTAGAAGTGTTAGAACAACTTCAACATAGTCATGAAATTATTCCATTAATTATGGAGTACAGAACTATTACAAAATTAAACTCAACTTATGCAAAAGGGTTAGTTAAAGATATCACTCGTGAAGGGAAAATTCATACACGTTATGAGCAGACTCTAGCTCAAACAGGTCGTTTATCTTCAGTAAATCCTAATCTTCAAAATATTCCAACGAGAATTGAAGAAGGTAAAAAAATTAGAAAAGCATTTGTTCCAGCATCAGAAGATAGAGTAATATTATCTATTGACTATTCTCAGATAGAGCTTCGAGTATTAGCTCATATAGCGCAAGATAAAGGAATGATAGATGCATTTAAGCATGATGTAGATATTCATACTAAAACAGCTAGTGATGTTAATGGAGTGAGTCTTGATCAAGTAACATCTTCAATGAGACGAGAAGCTAAAGCAGTTAACTTCGGTATTGTTTATGGAATTTCTGACTTTGGTTTATCTAATAATTTAGGCATTACTAGAAAACGTGCAAAAGAATTTATCGATAAGTATTTAGAAACATTTAAAGGTGTTGATAAATATATGACTGATATCGTAGAGTTTGCGAAGGAACACGGTTATGTAGAAACTCTATTTAATAGAAGAAGAGCATTACCAGATATTAATGCTAAAAACAAGATTGTAGCTAATCTGAATGCGCGTATTGCCATGAATTCACCAATTCAAGGAACTGCTGCGGATATTATAAAAATAGCTATGGTTAATGTATTTGAATATTTAGAGAAAACAAAAGTAGATGCAAAATTATTATTACAAGTACATGATGAATTAATCTTCGATGTTAATAAAGATATAGAAGAAGATTTTACAAAAGAAATGATTAAAATTATGGAAGAAGCGGCTAATTTAGACGTTCAACTTAAAGCTGAAGCAAGTAGTGGAGCGTCATGGTATGATGCGAAATAGAGTGATAGACTATATTAATATACAGTAATCTTCTCCATATAGTTTTTTTGAAAAAAATTGTTATAAAAAGCTAGTGATAACGATAGACATATTGTTATCATTAGCTTTTTTTATGAGAAATTTACATTGGAAATTAAAAATATAAATAAGAAAAACGAAGAACAAAAACGTTTACAAAAGTATGTTGTATTTGATATAATTAACTAAGAAGATATTACATTAAAAGTGTAAAATAACAATTTAAGGAGATGTAGTAATTATGAATAACAATCCATTGGTTAACGCAAGAGAACAAATAAAAGGTGCTTGTGAAGTTTTAGGGTACAAAGAAGAAGTATATGAATCACTAAAAGATCCACAAAGATTTTTTGAAATATCTATTCCAGTTAGAATGGACAATGGTGAAGTAAAATACTTCAAAGGATTCCGTTCACAACATAATGATGCAATCGGACCTACAAAAGGTGGTTTAAGATTTCACCCACTTGTAACAGGTGATGAAGTTAAAGCATTGTCTATTTGGATGACGTTCAAATGTGCCGTTGCAAATCTGCCATATGGTGGAGGTAAAGGTGGTATTATCGTAGATCCAAAAGAATTGTCTAAAGGAGAACTGGAAAGACTTTCTAGAGGATATATTCGAGGAATTTACAAATATCTAGGTGAAAAACAAGATGTTCCAGCACCAGATGTAAATACAAATGGTCAAATAATGTCATGGATGATTGATGAATTTAATGTTTTAACTGGTGAGCAAGGAATTGGTACTTTAACAGGTAAACCATTAGAACTAGGTGGTTCATTAGGAAGAACGCAAGCAACTGGATATGGGGTGGCTCTTGCTGCGAAATTGGCATTAGAAAAATTAGGGAAATCTGCACAAGGAGCTAAGTTTGCTGTTCAAGGATTTGGTAATGTAGGTAGCTATACAGTAAAAACTGCTATAAACTTTGGAGCTAAAGTAGTTGCTGT
This is a stretch of genomic DNA from Gemella haemolysans. It encodes these proteins:
- a CDS encoding glycosyltransferase → MRILHVLAQLPIKTGSGVYFTNVINGLKEFNVEQAAIYATTPEYNFNFIEEKFEVEFQGEDISFPIVGMSDIMPYDNTLYKNMTDEMMASWQAAFRKKLIQAREEFRPDVVITHHLWILSSMVCDVFKNEKIIGVCHNTDIRQAEKNPVMKDKYVKSLGKLDKILALSSGVIDGIANIYNYPVEKIVNIGAGYNEKIFYPAEKYDKHDNVKILYAGKFDESKGFYELIKAFRLLEKKDDNVELELIGNLKDEDKLRVDSLVGDSKRIRIYNAVDQVHLGEIMRHKDIFILPSYFEGLGLIAVEALGSGLRVVATEIEGLIEFLGEKINNSEIIEYVKMPTIYDTDKAVEEEKPAFVERLVGALEVMIERTRKEREIPAYLLEEIERHSWKKKIETIYKLL
- the polA gene encoding DNA polymerase I — encoded protein: MDKIILIDGNSLSYRAFYAMPALKNKKGLYTNSVYGFTLMLEKILADTKPKYALVAFDKGKQTFRHQSYEAYKGTRDKTPSELVEQFGYVRELLDSYGIKYEEHFDYEADDIISSYAKIAEKEGLEVIIVTGDKDLTQLASENITIYYTKRGVTDIDYYTPEFIAEKYGLTPEQIVDMKGLMGDKSDNIPGIAGVGEKTAIKLLTEYKTVENVLENIDNISGKKLKERLTEGREDALLSKKLATIYTEVPVDNKLEDLTYSENIELKRELFEKLEFVSFLRKLSQETSTEDVDVANEETVTPKKEINIILADKNTKIDFTDSALHVECYTEDYHNSDVVGIVVYREGDAYIFSEEQFFTNEFVVEYLQSEFVKTVYDFKKILFIAKRNGVNINGEVFDVKIVSYLIDVNAKTEIDKIVFNYLGKIIKSDEEIYGKGAKRTLPSQDVINPYIAEVAESIALMKPLMEEKLAEENMTDLYKDIEIKVAKVLANMEFEGIHVSKKALEEMSAEFDERIKTLESSIYTLAGSEFNIASPKQLGVVLFEDLGLPPIKKTKTGYSTAVEVLEQLQHSHEIIPLIMEYRTITKLNSTYAKGLVKDITREGKIHTRYEQTLAQTGRLSSVNPNLQNIPTRIEEGKKIRKAFVPASEDRVILSIDYSQIELRVLAHIAQDKGMIDAFKHDVDIHTKTASDVNGVSLDQVTSSMRREAKAVNFGIVYGISDFGLSNNLGITRKRAKEFIDKYLETFKGVDKYMTDIVEFAKEHGYVETLFNRRRALPDINAKNKIVANLNARIAMNSPIQGTAADIIKIAMVNVFEYLEKTKVDAKLLLQVHDELIFDVNKDIEEDFTKEMIKIMEEAANLDVQLKAEASSGASWYDAK
- a CDS encoding rhodanese-like domain-containing protein produces the protein MKIFLIIVIVLLIIVFGLYAFWLKLLKGKPGRIAGADVEKKTFEEALVVDVRWRKEYARGHAINAVNLPIKLFKNGSDVLDDYKDKDIILYCVVDVTSRATEKLLRERGFTKLHIGDGIKQYDYGKAIYSNALLSEFKYRISASKNKQFLNLGSEVLSDEEIKVSPDEVDSVLDRLDKSSEIFVYSDKPELSKAVCKKLGLDGYTIINLVEPFITASYRNAFYNRNDYIESQDEKEAATCSA
- a CDS encoding Glu/Leu/Phe/Val family dehydrogenase is translated as MNNNPLVNAREQIKGACEVLGYKEEVYESLKDPQRFFEISIPVRMDNGEVKYFKGFRSQHNDAIGPTKGGLRFHPLVTGDEVKALSIWMTFKCAVANLPYGGGKGGIIVDPKELSKGELERLSRGYIRGIYKYLGEKQDVPAPDVNTNGQIMSWMIDEFNVLTGEQGIGTLTGKPLELGGSLGRTQATGYGVALAAKLALEKLGKSAQGAKFAVQGFGNVGSYTVKTAINFGAKVVAVTERDDDGIQYAVYREDGLSYAELQECKDNKVRFHKLPNTKRLTLDEFWALDVDVLCPCALENAIDAKEADLIKAPIISEGANGPATLEGDKVLREKGVVVIPDILANSGGVTVSYFEWVQNLQGYYWTEEEVVEKQARVMTKAFNDIWEVKERFDIPMRKAAYVNSIEKIVKNMKLKGRLS